The following coding sequences lie in one Stenotrophomonas rhizophila genomic window:
- a CDS encoding GspH/FimT family pseudopilin — protein sequence MSVRRSKGFTLVELMITIAVVAILAAIAFPSFQSTLRSNRVASGINEASGLVALARSEAIRNKRGGGVCGSSTGTSCDGSWSKGMLAWADVDGDSGYSTGEVVLRYVVVNPALQTAGPSSAAIAFDGHGRRRSADPQEISLQPSKCGTQQLRRRLTVNASGQVSTLKENCS from the coding sequence ATGTCCGTCCGCCGATCCAAAGGCTTCACACTGGTCGAGTTGATGATCACCATTGCGGTGGTTGCCATCCTGGCTGCGATCGCCTTTCCGAGTTTCCAGAGCACGCTGCGCTCGAACCGGGTCGCCTCCGGCATCAACGAGGCATCCGGGCTGGTTGCGCTGGCGCGCAGCGAGGCCATTCGCAACAAGCGGGGCGGTGGCGTCTGTGGCAGTTCCACCGGCACCAGCTGCGACGGCAGCTGGAGCAAGGGCATGTTGGCCTGGGCCGATGTGGACGGCGACAGCGGCTACTCCACCGGCGAAGTCGTGCTTCGCTACGTGGTGGTGAACCCGGCGCTGCAGACGGCCGGCCCGTCGTCGGCGGCCATCGCGTTTGACGGCCACGGTCGTCGGCGCAGTGCCGATCCGCAGGAAATCAGCCTGCAGCCCAGCAAGTGTGGCACCCAGCAGCTGCGCCGCCGTTTGACCGTGAATGCCTCCGGGCAAGTCAGCACCCTCAAAGAGAACTGCTCATGA
- the ppnN gene encoding nucleotide 5'-monophosphate nucleosidase PpnN, whose amino-acid sequence MKITETPARTLPVQDARIYPRGGLDVLSRAEVARLRDASGGGMHELLRRCALAVLTSGSASDDPRAARDLYPDFDIQVAQQDRGVRIDLVNAPAMAFVDGEIIRGVAELLFAVVRDLAYMAIEMGPAYAAELESSEGITNAVFGLLRNARILNPGDPNLVVCWGGHSIGRDEYLYTKQVGYELGLRGLDICTGCGPGAMKGPMKGATIAHAKQRKHVTRYIGLTEPGIIAAESPNPIVNHLVIMPDIEKRLEAFVRIGHGIIVFAGGVGTAEEILYLLGILLREENKDLPFPLILTGPTVAAPYFEQIDRFIRLTLGDAAAARYEIIIGDPVAVARRMSAGIKRVREHRLEQKDSFFFNWSIEIPWEYQQPFVPTHEAMAALDLHHGRPPHALAADLRRAFSGIVAGNVKEDGMRRIEEFGPFEIHGDADMMQALDELLRGFVEQRRMKISGEYQPCYKVLA is encoded by the coding sequence ATGAAGATCACCGAAACGCCGGCGCGGACGCTGCCGGTGCAGGACGCGCGGATCTACCCGCGCGGTGGACTGGATGTGTTGTCGCGCGCCGAGGTGGCACGCCTGCGCGATGCGTCCGGCGGTGGCATGCACGAGCTGCTGCGCCGGTGCGCGCTGGCCGTGCTGACCAGTGGCAGCGCCTCCGACGATCCGCGCGCGGCGCGCGATCTGTACCCCGATTTCGACATCCAGGTGGCCCAGCAGGATCGCGGTGTGCGCATCGACTTGGTGAACGCACCGGCGATGGCCTTCGTCGATGGCGAGATCATCCGCGGCGTCGCCGAGCTGCTGTTCGCCGTGGTCCGCGACCTGGCCTACATGGCCATCGAAATGGGCCCGGCCTACGCGGCCGAATTGGAATCCTCCGAAGGCATCACCAACGCGGTGTTCGGGCTGCTGCGCAACGCGCGCATCCTCAACCCGGGCGATCCGAACCTGGTGGTGTGCTGGGGCGGCCACTCGATCGGCCGCGATGAGTACCTGTACACCAAGCAGGTCGGCTACGAGCTGGGCCTGCGCGGCCTGGACATCTGCACCGGCTGCGGCCCGGGCGCGATGAAGGGCCCGATGAAGGGCGCCACCATTGCCCACGCCAAGCAGCGCAAGCACGTCACCCGCTACATCGGCCTGACCGAGCCGGGCATCATCGCCGCCGAGTCGCCGAACCCGATCGTCAACCACCTGGTGATCATGCCGGACATCGAGAAGCGTCTCGAAGCGTTCGTGCGGATCGGCCACGGCATCATCGTGTTCGCCGGCGGCGTCGGCACCGCCGAGGAAATCCTGTACCTGCTCGGCATCCTGCTGCGCGAGGAAAACAAGGACCTGCCGTTCCCGCTGATCCTGACTGGCCCGACCGTGGCCGCGCCGTACTTCGAGCAGATCGACCGCTTCATCCGCCTGACCCTGGGCGATGCGGCGGCCGCACGCTACGAGATCATCATCGGCGACCCGGTGGCGGTGGCGCGGCGCATGTCCGCCGGCATCAAGCGGGTGCGCGAGCATCGCCTGGAGCAGAAGGATTCGTTCTTCTTCAACTGGTCCATCGAGATTCCGTGGGAGTACCAGCAGCCGTTCGTGCCGACCCATGAAGCCATGGCCGCGCTGGACCTGCACCACGGGCGTCCGCCGCATGCCCTGGCGGCCGATCTGCGCCGCGCGTTCTCCGGCATCGTCGCCGGCAACGTGAAGGAAGACGGCATGCGCCGCATCGAGGAGTTCGGCCCGTTCGAGATCCACGGCGACGCCGACATGATGCAGGCCCTGGACGAGCTGCTGCGCGGCTTCGTCGAGCAGCGCCGGATGAAGATCTCCGGCGAATACCAGCCCTGCTACAAGGTCCTGGCCTGA